In Aethina tumida isolate Nest 87 chromosome 2, icAetTumi1.1, whole genome shotgun sequence, the DNA window taatgatttttataatgtttgtctattttataattttaggccAGAGAAGATCCAGAACCTGTATTTGACTTGTCAGATTGCAATCTCCATAATGTTCCAACAGGAATTTATTCTCTGTGTAAAGTTTTTCTTAAACGATccttattattacaaaataatcgcCTTACATCTTTATCAGGAGGCGGTAACTTGAAGGATTTATACACAATTGAGATATTAGACCTAAGTCATAACATGTTTGTTACCATACCAGaagatatttcattattaaaggATTTGAAGGTACACATtagtcaatttaaatattagtccattataatcaaataaaagattttatgtaatttatataatatttttaggaatTACATCTTggctcaaataaattaaaactgtttccTGAAAAGATATGTTCGTTGTGTAGTAATTTACAAGTTCTGGACTTATCAGATAACCATCTGAAAAGTTTACCTGAAAACATgggtgatttattaaatttgagaaaattaaatataaatggcaataaatatttaaaaaaactgccAAAAGATATTTGTAGAGCTCAAAGATTGACTATCATTGAACTAGATcccttaaattttgtttatccaCCTGACAGTATTACTTCAGAAGGGACTGCAGCTATTATGAAATACATTTGTGAAGGTatgaactttaattattaattatagcaTGATTACAGATCCATTTTAGATACAAACAGACCATATATTTCACCAGAAGATCTTGGAGAAATTGTTATAGAAAATGTTGTAGAAACAAAAGGCGATCAAACAGATAATTTTCAGGTATGGAAATATGGCATATGATTCCTCTACAACAGGAAATCTAATCATTTAGTTAAACATATCTCATGATACATGAGTGTCTACATAGTACTGCAATGTAAAATGAAactaacattaacattaaaaaatgcatGTAACATGTTCCTAAAATACATCATTCACATCATAAATAACAAACTGTtaacatttcataaaataacaccaAACTTATGTACTGTAGTAAGTATGCCAAGATTAATATTTCGCACTCccctatatttaattaattacataatttgcgACTCTATGTAGACAGACCACagctgaaatattaaaaataggcaAAAACTAATACACATAGAAACCCCATTCTTAAAATCATCTGATGGCCAATATTctgtaaataagttttaattgttcattCATCCTTTTTTGTTGTAGAGGCTCTTACATAATTCATAACAATTGTTGTAAtatgctttttatttttttctaggcAAAAATATGGAAGCTAGAACATATTAAGGCAtgtcgtttttattttttatttggtttgcTTATATTAATTGCTTAGTATTACTCATTGTCATATATAAtttgctaaattttaattaacgtatATTGCAGCAACAAAAGATGcaagaatttttagaaatagaaCGTAATAATGAGTTGATGCAAAGGCAAGAGCTGGAGTTAGCAAATTCCAAtaaagttaacagagaaaaggtaaattataaatgtatgaaTCACCACATCTAAAACACACTGGCAATGTTTTTGTTCctgtatatgtataaatgatatttaaaaatgtgttttcacTATATCAGTAacgtatattttagttattagcTGACATCACATtacagcaaaataaatttgattctgAACTTAACAGAATTCATAGATTAAAAGAAACAGAAAGATTTCGCCTAATAGAACAACTCCAAGaaggtattattaaatattagtaaatgtAACAGCAGTTAAGAAATACGTAACACATTATTTTAGCCGAGGACAGCGCCGATAAAGCTATAAAACAACTATTATCGGTTTATAAGGAACCTTATGCACAACTATTAGAACACGAAAAAATGGAAGAACaacgtttatttaatactGTAACAAAATACGAGACCTTAAGAAAGGCAGATATTTTAGACGCAATGGAAGAAATCCTACAACAGGAAACGGAACAATTTATCATGTTTAATCAAAGCCGAATTGAGACGTCGCGAAGCATTTTAGAAACGTAAAtgtattgaataaatcatccatttaaatttaaataataatttttacagtgAATTGGAGTCGGATTCAAAAGTGTCTGAAATTTTACAGAATAGAGATTTATACAAGGCTGAATTATTATCCAAAGTACGGGAAGAGAGCGACCTACAAAAAGCTGCTGTTGGTACCTTATTGGAAAGAGGAGATGCTAGAAGTTGGGGACTCTTGCAACAAGTTCGTTTGGTTGAGGCCCAATTGGCTGCGTTAACCACTTTTGAAATGGACAGAAGAAAATTGTCAATGGACGAAAATTtggtttgttataaaatatttcgttgttaaagaattattgatgatattatttaatatatgttacattaatttaattttgtttcagaatGATTTAGCGGAAAAGAGAATTAATCTGTCGATTCTCTTATTAGATTTACTAGAAAAACAGAAACAGCGCAGATCGGAACTGCTGCTGACGTTACAAATATTACAAGAACGTTATGAAACAAACGATGATTTTTGGTTGCATCAATATCAAATTCTATTAGACAAGtacgttaattatttaaatgagttaatgtttttaaaaacaacccAATTTTAGATTGCCAGATGGGCTGTCACAAGCACAAAAGAACATTAATCCAATATTAGGTCAAGCACTTGTCTTAAATGGTGCAATGCATTGCTTACCATTCCTTGCGAAATTTACTCAATGCCaatgtgaatatttaatactttttgatgtgctttttaaaataaactgatcaactttacatttttagatgATACTGATAATATAACTGAAGAAGACTTGAAGAGAGCCGGAGTAACAAACGCTTACGatagacaaaatatattaaatgcttTCGTAACGTATAGAAAGGAAAGAGAATGCGTTAATGATTATCCAACGCCATCAGCACCTCAACTTCCACTGGAGGAAGCTAGTGCTCCTTTATCGGAAAACGACTGCGTTCATAAAGTAAACTCTGAGTGTGTTGTTTGTTTGGATTTAGAGGTAAGTtgtatcattaaatatttaagcactattttaagttataagcttgaatgtttttaaaatatatacactatcgtgcatatgtagagcaactttagaaattttcatttgtctatAGTTCGCAGAAATAAAGGGCTTCTTTATTGGttttctaccatagagaccagctctttttagtcttcgttttatggtactcaccaaCATACTGAGTTCATTTATTCTTTGATTTATGCGGGATGCGCTTGTAAAAATATCGCGAACAATAAGCGTTTTTGTTTTCCTATTCACAGCTCTGTTAGTCTTGCATTTTCTACTACTTTTGGGAACTCCAGTGcattccttctgttaaaattgtaaatcgtccttgaaataatagatttgtttaaattttaatctactgcaattttactgtttttcatcatttcggaacttttctacaaatttgttgtttaatttgtatctttAAATGGACACTTCTAgatatttttagctttaaggaacGATATCGTacccataaataaattataaaatcaattgtattgaatataggttttggttgctttacttatgaaccctgtgcgaaataaaatgttgtataaaaactacttaaataaagatatccgtatataaattgacgtacgaaatgtttagacacttactaattacaaaattaatttaaattaaaaagaattgtccTTTTAATAAAGTGATTATGTTTTTGAATTAGTAGCTCTACATATAAGCGAATAgagatgttaattttttttctatattatatatttttattgttattttttatttctatttacatgaaaaattaatcactTGTATTCAAAGGTGTTCagtgttaaaatttcattaattataatttattgagtttttttttatttgtataatttatataattatgtaaaggTTAAGGCTTTTATGATCATTGTTTGGTCACATAATTAtgtcttattttattacagtgcaatgtaatattttttccctGTGGCCATTTATGCTGCTGTTCCTGCTGCTCTACGTCGTTAGAAGAATGTCCATTATGCCGTTCACAAATTGAAAGGAAGATAAAAGTAATATCAtcatagatattttttattttaggaatttatatttattcgtaatttaaaatagtcaaaaacgaatgattgttttatatttattatgggaAAGTAAGTGACTATTACAATTACActtttatactataaatattctattaaagcTAGAATCATCATTTCAAGTAAAAACTATTTCACATTAGTTTAtctgtgatatttttattaattaaaaacgataTTAGTTACTAACCAAGGTTAGTGTAGTAAGAATACTAGGGTCACTTATTTTGATTCTAGCTTTCacatttgttgttattatcCATTAGTAATAACTgacaatgtaattaataatgttatcacTGCGTTGGGCACAGATTTTCACAAACGAATACCActtataatagatttaaaaattttataattatcacaaGTATGACGAATTCATACAGAAGCAGAATCTTGACTTTTTACACAATATGAGAATTATGTGATTGTGAtgcaatcaattattttaatgcccTATAAATAAAGACTATTTCCTGATTTAATTGATTCAAATACTCATTTAATAAGATTGttacaaatatgtttatttctcATTTTACCCCCATAGCGTCCTAAAATAGCATCTGCCATGTTAAACATCTCTAAATGGTGCTGAAATTATTCTTTCTGTTACAATTATTGCACCAAGTCAATAGCAAGAGTGGTGTGGCCTTAGTCttataaaatgcaatttttatctttatagcAGCCATTTTTAgcattacattattatactCTTGTctgtgtttaaataaaacaaatgtattatttgggtgttttattatttattattatcaacaatGGAAAATAAGGAAAATTGAACTAGACATTAATACTTAACCTAAGCATCAGActtgattataaatatatacatcagTTTGTAACATGACCACAGAATAACTGGTTGTTCCTTGTTTTGCGAAATAACCAACAAACATTAAGTATTATTCTGCATCCTCATCCATTGCCTCATCTACTCCTTCATCATCATTTTCCTCAGTCTCTTCCTCAGGTTTCTTGGCTTTAGCAGGCTTTTTCTTGGtatctttaaattctaaaaatgaatCAATTTAGTTTCTGTCCAATATACTGATGTACATTGTGAGTAACAGAATTTCACAAACCTTTGAGTAATTCCTGAAGAGGTTCAACAAAATCCTCAAATTCTAACTCTTCAAGTGCGGTAATTACATCTTGTCCAAGTAATGATTTTCGATTAACTTTTTGAGCCTCTTTGGAGGCTTGTGAGGTcacgtataaaataaaaactgaagcGGCCCTTGAAAGGGCAGATCTTGCATCCTTTCCCACATTTACATTGTCAGGAATTGCTTCTTTGATAATCTTTTGCACTGAACTATTAGGTAGGTTTAAGTCCTCTAATTTCTCTgccatttttgttaaaataacgtTTCAATAACTATGAACAAACACGAACCGATTGTTTGGTTAGAAATTTTCCCACCAATTTTTGTAAAGACGAAGAAGTCACAGTTTAAATGGTATGTGTTATCTGTTTTTATCACACACAATATAAATAGCTATTTTTATATGTCTTTGGCGAATCATCCGGGGTAGTTCgtttattgaacaattttttatgaaatataaattcttgGTCATTATGGACTTTTGTTCTAACACCCACACACATATGGATTGTAATCAGTGTGGCCCTTCAACAAAACCGGCTTTCTGTGAACTGGTTATTTTCGTTAGATGCGTTCGACAACTTTGGACTCGGCACGGTTCGGTTTCTGAATCGGAACGCAACTGCCGTGGACCCACATTATCAGTCGGGATGTAAACAAATGttataattgcaattttggATAGGAGAAGGGGAAAATAGGCGATTTTGGGATTTTGAGGTTTTGCGATTTTTGATGTCTGAGaaacatttgaataatattcgcagtgacaatttatatttttatcaacttgAACGAGGTGTTTGATAAGTTAAGGTGGACGGTAAGCAAACTTGTAACTAgtctttaaaaattcttacaattaaaaatatatatattaataaatattttaaatatataatattgtaaaatacccAAAATTATATTCCCGCTTATTTCTGCATTTCGTGCGTCATCTGATAGGACATAATTCAATCTTGTATCTTTGCAGTAGaagtacaattttgaaaatcctaTGACAAGcctaagaatttaaaaatacaattttggttTAGTAATTTGTAGGTGAGCTTGTCGCTGCATTTACGGCGAAAactattcaattcaaaaatactAATCCTCACTGAGTAAATGCAGCCCAATACTtacttaattacaatttactaaattctaaatactctattatctgtaaataaattaaaattattaattattatgaattcctgcaaataaaaaaataattaaaaaattaacaaaaaggaaattaGTTGGTCAATTATTTGACGAACAAGAAgggaatttgttggtcaataatatgacgaacagggaattaataaatatgatgaaaataaaacaaactaaattttcttttatttaattaagctgAAAGAGAGGgccttattagtattatttaaaagacataTAAATGAATACAATAATCCTGAAAATCACaccaaacaaacatttaacataactgtatcattaatttatttgaactgaAAGGAATGTCTGATTAGATTGgacgaagaaaataaaaataaaccattcctgaaaatcataaaaaagtatctttcttacatttttcaaaaacatatttatatataaattaaaagatcaTGATGCAAGAAGATttggaattaaaatcaatatgttcaaaaacttactttgcgTTGCCATTTGCCAGGTTAACTAGTCTAGTTCTGGACCTAcctgaaattaatcaaaaaccttcatttaatatagtttcattaataattaaaattatgaattattacctTTAATGCCCTTTCCCTGTTGCCTTATCGTCTTTCCAATAGTTGGTTGGGTCATCATGGTACAGGTGTGAGCAGGTTTTGACATTCAACGAAGAAATGGACAAAAATTCTTCTCTCAATGTTTTAACCAGAGAAAGAACTActtaaaaacacaaatatgATAATGCAAATATGACACcgtgcatttattcttattaactAATCGATGCTATActtatccatgcaaagttttatccatgcagttttatccatgcattcatttttaattgatcaatactttacttaatccaagtaaagttataaaaatccaaacaaagttttatccatgaatttatatttaattggttgatactccacttaatccaagtagagtttatttatactgaaatattgtcatttaacacatgcatttattcttaaaaactatccatgcaaagttttatccatgcaattatttttaattggttgATACTCtacttaattcaattttaatcaattaatgcatgcatttattcttataactaTCTATgcaatgaaattttgtcatttaattcatgcatttattcttataaactatcatgcaaaattttatccatttatactccacttaatccaagtagagtttatttatgctgaatttttttcaattaacacatgcatttattcttataaactatccatgcaatgaaattttgtgatttaaagcatgcatttattcttataaactatccatgcctttatttttaatgggttgatcctccacttaatccaagtggaGCTGATTCAATCTGAAATCTTGTCATTTAacgcatttatttattcttatgaactaatctgTGCTCTACTtatccatgcaaaattttatttccatttattattttaattgttattacccattcaattgttttttcattgaggattaattatttatttatattactagcgatttctgtaattataaaaacataccaTTAACTTGTTACTCTGTAATCTTAATCTTAATTATGATGTCGTTCcgtttgaattattttcttaattgttaAGCGTTTAtttctcaataattttaattaaaagtaatatacattattttggtagtgtaattattacttatttaaccaacattataaaaaacattcatagtgattattgtatttaagtttCAGTCGAAttgactaaatttatatttctaggtAGGAATTggtagaaaataatttgaaaatataattgtaataaatgaaCAACATTAATGTGCCGTTcagattaaataatgaaatagcTCCGTAAACAATTGATTTGTAACAAAAAGGCACCTACTTTGCAGTCCATGGTCGTATACAGTATATCCAATAGGGCACTAATCACAACACTAATTGAATTGAACACACGAGTCACCACACTAAACCGAACTGCACTACCGAATTAACTTGGAGGGTATGGTGTCGCGGACCACAACCCCATCCCACCTAACCGGTCGATACAACGGTCGATGACAGACTGACAGGTCCGGCTCATGCGGCGTCTAATGGCGGCTAATGGCGGCGACTCATCCCTTGCT includes these proteins:
- the LOC109605214 gene encoding DNA polymerase epsilon subunit 3 — translated: MAEKLEDLNLPNSSVQKIIKEAIPDNVNVGKDARSALSRAASVFILYVTSQASKEAQKVNRKSLLGQDVITALEELEFEDFVEPLQELLKEFKDTKKKPAKAKKPEEETEENDDEGVDEAMDEDAE
- the LOC109605215 gene encoding E3 ubiquitin-protein ligase LRSAM1 isoform X1, producing the protein MFRKNKEYKAKLEHKLYLAREDPEPVFDLSDCNLHNVPTGIYSLCKVFLKRSLLLQNNRLTSLSGGGNLKDLYTIEILDLSHNMFVTIPEDISLLKDLKELHLGSNKLKLFPEKICSLCSNLQVLDLSDNHLKSLPENMGDLLNLRKLNINGNKYLKKLPKDICRAQRLTIIELDPLNFVYPPDSITSEGTAAIMKYICEDTNRPYISPEDLGEIVIENVVETKGDQTDNFQAKIWKLEHIKQQKMQEFLEIERNNELMQRQELELANSNKVNREKLLADITLQQNKFDSELNRIHRLKETERFRLIEQLQEAEDSADKAIKQLLSVYKEPYAQLLEHEKMEEQRLFNTVTKYETLRKADILDAMEEILQQETEQFIMFNQSRIETSRSILETELESDSKVSEILQNRDLYKAELLSKVREESDLQKAAVGTLLERGDARSWGLLQQVRLVEAQLAALTTFEMDRRKLSMDENLNDLAEKRINLSILLLDLLEKQKQRRSELLLTLQILQERYETNDDFWLHQYQILLDKLPDGLSQAQKNINPILGQALVLNGAMHCLPFLAKFTQCQYDTDNITEEDLKRAGVTNAYDRQNILNAFVTYRKERECVNDYPTPSAPQLPLEEASAPLSENDCVHKVNSECVVCLDLECNVIFFPCGHLCCCSCCSTSLEECPLCRSQIERKIKVISS
- the LOC109605215 gene encoding E3 ubiquitin-protein ligase LRSAM1 isoform X2; protein product: MFRKNKEYKAKLEHKLYLAREDPEPVFDLSDCNLHNVPTGIYSLCKVFLKRSLLLQNNRLTSLSGGGNLKDLYTIEILDLSHNMFVTIPEDISLLKDLKELHLGSNKLKLFPEKICSLCSNLQVLDLSDNHLKSLPENMGDLLNLRKLNINGNKYLKKLPKDICRAQRLTIIELDPLNFVYPPDSITSEGTAAIMKYICEDTNRPYISPEDLGEIVIENVVETKGDQTDNFQQQKMQEFLEIERNNELMQRQELELANSNKVNREKLLADITLQQNKFDSELNRIHRLKETERFRLIEQLQEAEDSADKAIKQLLSVYKEPYAQLLEHEKMEEQRLFNTVTKYETLRKADILDAMEEILQQETEQFIMFNQSRIETSRSILETELESDSKVSEILQNRDLYKAELLSKVREESDLQKAAVGTLLERGDARSWGLLQQVRLVEAQLAALTTFEMDRRKLSMDENLNDLAEKRINLSILLLDLLEKQKQRRSELLLTLQILQERYETNDDFWLHQYQILLDKLPDGLSQAQKNINPILGQALVLNGAMHCLPFLAKFTQCQYDTDNITEEDLKRAGVTNAYDRQNILNAFVTYRKERECVNDYPTPSAPQLPLEEASAPLSENDCVHKVNSECVVCLDLECNVIFFPCGHLCCCSCCSTSLEECPLCRSQIERKIKVISS
- the LOC109605215 gene encoding E3 ubiquitin-protein ligase LRSAM1 isoform X3, yielding MFVTIPEDISLLKDLKELHLGSNKLKLFPEKICSLCSNLQVLDLSDNHLKSLPENMGDLLNLRKLNINGNKYLKKLPKDICRAQRLTIIELDPLNFVYPPDSITSEGTAAIMKYICEDTNRPYISPEDLGEIVIENVVETKGDQTDNFQAKIWKLEHIKQQKMQEFLEIERNNELMQRQELELANSNKVNREKLLADITLQQNKFDSELNRIHRLKETERFRLIEQLQEAEDSADKAIKQLLSVYKEPYAQLLEHEKMEEQRLFNTVTKYETLRKADILDAMEEILQQETEQFIMFNQSRIETSRSILETELESDSKVSEILQNRDLYKAELLSKVREESDLQKAAVGTLLERGDARSWGLLQQVRLVEAQLAALTTFEMDRRKLSMDENLNDLAEKRINLSILLLDLLEKQKQRRSELLLTLQILQERYETNDDFWLHQYQILLDKLPDGLSQAQKNINPILGQALVLNGAMHCLPFLAKFTQCQYDTDNITEEDLKRAGVTNAYDRQNILNAFVTYRKERECVNDYPTPSAPQLPLEEASAPLSENDCVHKVNSECVVCLDLECNVIFFPCGHLCCCSCCSTSLEECPLCRSQIERKIKVISS